The following are encoded in a window of Mycobacterium decipiens genomic DNA:
- a CDS encoding thiolase family protein, protein MPEAVIVSALRTPIGTARKGTLRDTTAFDLAHHVVSAAAAKLDSGQIDDVVLGEGLYGGGVVARHAAVTAGLTAVPGLAQNRHCAAGQAAVQSAAASVRAGMDQLLIAGGVASASTSPRARFQVDGEWVDWFPPTHPDRPDAPNMDMSITVGWNAAVAAGVTRAEMDAWALRSHRNAIAAIDEGRFVDEIVPIETPHGLFSVDEHPRRDTSIEKLAALKPLHPEIEGFSITAGNASGANDGAAVLTIASDRLGLPTLGRVRSWASVGVDPAATGLAPVEAIPKALARAQLSLSDVDLFEINEAFASMCVATVKMLDLDPDRVNVSGSGCSLGHPVAATGARMLVTLVHELRRRGGGVGVAAMCAGGGMGSATVIEVPAP, encoded by the coding sequence GTGCCTGAAGCCGTGATCGTGTCCGCCCTGCGAACCCCGATTGGCACCGCCCGGAAAGGAACGCTGCGCGACACCACCGCATTCGACCTGGCCCACCATGTGGTCAGCGCAGCCGCGGCAAAGCTGGATTCGGGGCAGATCGACGATGTGGTCCTAGGTGAGGGCCTCTACGGCGGCGGCGTGGTCGCCCGGCATGCGGCGGTCACCGCCGGACTGACGGCGGTGCCCGGTCTCGCCCAGAACCGGCACTGCGCGGCCGGCCAGGCGGCGGTGCAAAGCGCCGCGGCAAGCGTGCGCGCGGGAATGGATCAACTGCTCATCGCCGGGGGCGTGGCCTCAGCGTCCACGTCGCCGCGAGCGCGGTTCCAGGTGGACGGCGAGTGGGTCGACTGGTTCCCGCCGACTCACCCGGACCGGCCCGACGCGCCCAATATGGACATGTCGATCACCGTCGGCTGGAACGCGGCCGTTGCCGCCGGGGTGACTCGTGCGGAGATGGACGCGTGGGCGTTGCGGTCACATCGCAATGCGATCGCCGCGATCGACGAGGGCCGCTTCGTCGACGAGATCGTTCCGATCGAAACCCCGCACGGTCTCTTCTCGGTCGACGAGCATCCGCGCCGCGACACCAGCATCGAAAAGCTGGCCGCACTCAAACCGCTGCATCCCGAAATCGAAGGATTCTCGATCACCGCCGGCAACGCCAGCGGCGCCAACGACGGTGCCGCCGTGCTGACCATCGCCAGTGACCGGCTGGGACTGCCCACGCTGGGCAGGGTGCGGTCCTGGGCGTCCGTGGGAGTCGACCCCGCGGCAACCGGGCTCGCACCAGTCGAGGCGATCCCGAAAGCGCTTGCCCGCGCTCAACTTTCCCTATCCGATGTGGATCTGTTTGAAATCAACGAGGCGTTCGCGTCGATGTGCGTGGCTACCGTGAAGATGCTGGATCTGGATCCGGACCGAGTCAACGTCAGCGGTAGCGGTTGCTCGCTGGGGCATCCGGTGGCCGCAACGGGTGCCAGGATGCTGGTGACGCTGGTGCACGAGCTGCGCCGGCGCGGCGGCGGGGTGGGGGTCGCGGCGATGTGTGCCGGTGGCGGCATGGGTTCCGCGACGGTCATCGAGGTCCCCGCGCCGTGA
- a CDS encoding proline-specific peptidase family protein — translation MEGTIAVPGGSVWFQRVGGGPGNSLLVVHGGPGLPHNYLASLQRLADEREVIFWDQLGCGNSECPSDIELWTMDRSVAEMDAVVAALGLTRFHIFGNSWGGMLAQQYVLDTSSGAISLTISNSTASMPEFSDYVAGLKSGLDPATRSAIDRHEAAGTTHAAEYQAAIRTWNETYLCRTLPWPTELDEALRNMGTEIFETMFGPSDLRVVGNIRNWDIVNRLADIAVPTLLLAGRFDECSPEHMREMHRRIAGSRFELFESSAHMPFIEEPDRFDMVLRDFLRSHDI, via the coding sequence ATGGAGGGGACAATCGCGGTCCCGGGTGGAAGCGTGTGGTTCCAGCGGGTTGGTGGCGGTCCTGGTAATTCGCTGCTGGTGGTGCATGGTGGGCCGGGCTTGCCGCACAACTACTTGGCTTCGCTGCAACGATTGGCCGACGAGCGGGAGGTCATCTTCTGGGATCAGCTCGGTTGCGGGAACTCCGAATGTCCGTCAGACATTGAACTTTGGACGATGGACCGCTCAGTGGCCGAGATGGACGCCGTGGTGGCGGCCCTTGGCCTGACCCGCTTCCACATCTTTGGCAATTCGTGGGGTGGGATGCTGGCGCAGCAGTACGTGCTCGATACGTCGTCTGGCGCCATCAGTCTCACCATCTCCAACAGCACCGCGTCGATGCCCGAGTTTTCGGATTACGTGGCCGGCTTGAAGTCCGGCTTGGACCCGGCAACTCGATCGGCCATTGACCGTCACGAAGCGGCCGGCACCACCCATGCCGCCGAATACCAGGCGGCGATCCGAACCTGGAACGAGACATACCTCTGCCGTACCCTCCCCTGGCCCACGGAACTCGACGAAGCGTTGCGCAACATGGGAACCGAGATCTTCGAGACGATGTTTGGCCCCAGCGACCTTCGCGTCGTCGGGAACATTCGCAACTGGGACATCGTCAACCGGCTGGCCGATATCGCAGTGCCGACCCTGTTGCTTGCCGGCCGGTTCGACGAATGTTCGCCCGAGCACATGCGGGAAATGCACCGCCGCATCGCGGGCTCGCGGTTTGAGCTCTTCGAGTCGAGTGCCCACATGCCGTTTATCGAAGAGCCGGACCGGTTCGATATGGTGCTGCGCGACTTCCTACGCTCGCACGACATTTGA
- a CDS encoding enoyl-CoA hydratase/isomerase family protein, translating into MYGMPTEIDVRADGALRIITLNRPDVLNAVNDELHVGLAALWPRLSDDRTARAAVLTGSGKAFSAGGDFSYLAQLAVDADLRAKTIAHGRELVLGMARCRVPLVAAVNGPAVGLGCSLVALSDIVYIAEDAYLADPHVQVGLVAADGGPLTWPLHISLMLAKEYALTGTRIRAERAVELGLANHVAADPVAEAVSCAKRIIQLPQQAVESTKRVLNIALERAVLASLDYALAAEHQSFMTEDFRSIITKLTAGKN; encoded by the coding sequence GTGTACGGCATGCCCACCGAAATCGACGTTCGTGCCGACGGGGCGCTGCGGATCATCACCCTGAACCGACCGGATGTTCTCAATGCGGTCAACGACGAACTGCACGTCGGACTCGCAGCGCTGTGGCCACGATTGAGCGACGATCGCACGGCCCGGGCTGCGGTGCTCACCGGTAGCGGAAAGGCGTTTTCGGCCGGCGGCGATTTCTCCTATCTCGCCCAGTTGGCGGTCGATGCCGATCTGCGGGCCAAGACCATCGCGCATGGGCGCGAGCTCGTGCTGGGCATGGCCCGCTGCCGAGTTCCGTTGGTGGCGGCGGTCAACGGCCCGGCCGTCGGGCTCGGCTGTAGCCTGGTCGCCCTGAGTGACATCGTCTATATCGCCGAAGACGCCTACCTGGCCGACCCGCATGTTCAGGTGGGGTTGGTGGCCGCCGACGGCGGACCGCTGACCTGGCCGCTGCATATCAGTCTGATGTTGGCCAAGGAATATGCGCTGACCGGCACGCGGATCCGCGCGGAGCGGGCAGTGGAACTCGGGCTGGCCAACCACGTGGCAGCCGACCCGGTCGCGGAGGCAGTGAGCTGTGCGAAACGGATCATCCAGTTGCCCCAGCAAGCGGTCGAGAGCACCAAGCGCGTGCTCAACATTGCGCTGGAACGCGCCGTCCTGGCCAGTCTGGACTACGCGTTGGCGGCCGAACACCAGTCGTTTATGACCGAAGACTTCCGGTCGATCATCACCAAGCTGACGGCGGGCAAGAACTGA
- a CDS encoding acyl-CoA dehydrogenase family protein → MDFRDSPQEAGFRERLRCWLSVHATEFSGSGDEYWAGQAQWHRALYRGGFFGLSWPREYGGQQLPPVYDIIVDEELARAGTPPRPSVGYLVYGIGRHANDELRQRFLPGIIDGTERWCQGFSEPGAGSDLASLTTTATREGENYVVHGHKIWTSYSDVADWCLLLARTDPEANRHRGLSAFVIAMKQPGVQQRTLRMMNGVTNEFGQVFFDGAMVPADRMVGAPGDGWAVAMTVVGHEREPATLGYAARYHKLVRTLLARNDGPPTEALAWAAVQAEMLTHHVRRRLSEQLDGVSHGPEGSLDKLLMTWVEQSVGHAALAIGGTRDPDLLSAYLYSRAQSVMGGTSQIQKNIIARRILGLGV, encoded by the coding sequence TTGGACTTTCGTGACTCACCGCAGGAGGCCGGCTTCCGGGAGCGGTTGCGATGTTGGCTTTCGGTGCACGCAACCGAATTTTCCGGCTCCGGCGACGAATACTGGGCTGGCCAGGCGCAGTGGCATCGGGCGCTGTACCGCGGGGGCTTCTTCGGGTTGTCCTGGCCACGCGAGTACGGGGGCCAGCAGCTGCCACCGGTGTACGACATCATCGTGGACGAAGAACTGGCGCGCGCCGGCACGCCGCCGCGCCCGAGCGTCGGCTACCTGGTTTACGGCATCGGCAGGCACGCCAACGACGAGCTACGGCAACGCTTCCTGCCCGGCATCATCGACGGCACCGAGCGCTGGTGTCAGGGTTTCAGCGAGCCTGGCGCCGGGTCGGATCTGGCCTCGCTGACCACCACCGCGACCCGCGAGGGTGAAAACTACGTGGTGCACGGGCACAAGATCTGGACCAGCTACTCCGATGTGGCCGACTGGTGTCTGCTGCTGGCCCGCACCGACCCGGAGGCCAACCGGCACCGCGGCCTGTCGGCGTTCGTCATCGCGATGAAACAACCTGGCGTGCAACAGCGTACGTTGCGGATGATGAACGGAGTCACCAACGAATTCGGCCAGGTGTTCTTCGACGGCGCAATGGTGCCGGCGGACCGGATGGTCGGTGCTCCCGGTGATGGCTGGGCAGTGGCCATGACCGTCGTCGGACACGAGCGTGAACCCGCCACGCTGGGGTACGCGGCCAGGTACCACAAGCTCGTCCGAACCCTGTTGGCCCGCAACGATGGTCCGCCCACCGAAGCGCTCGCGTGGGCGGCCGTGCAAGCGGAGATGCTGACCCATCACGTGCGGCGGCGGTTGTCCGAACAGCTCGACGGCGTGTCGCACGGTCCCGAAGGGTCGCTCGACAAGCTGCTGATGACCTGGGTCGAACAGTCCGTCGGGCACGCCGCGTTGGCCATTGGCGGAACCCGCGATCCAGACCTGCTTAGCGCCTACTTGTACAGCCGGGCGCAGAGCGTAATGGGCGGGACGTCACAGATACAGAAGAACATCATCGCTAGACGAATCTTGGGATTGGGAGTCTGA
- a CDS encoding acyl-CoA dehydrogenase family protein, which produces MDARLTAEQRQLRDAAAELADDLGPASVPDLDDENRIARLDRKIAAAGWRSLRSDGASGAEVAILAEEFGRRLVDAPFLGPALADDLARHIDTDARGVTVAVDGRAIDARGYRRALALSGSTVLAVDLDGGQNGADLTRASAGTLGPPVALGDVSTEAADRWLALALVATTADLVGDARGAHAVACDYAKIRAQYGKQIGSYQAVAHLLAESLALIEGSVSVLRHAAWAVDELEPVDALRAARVAKVYCARATRTVCETAVQVHGGIGNTWDCLVHVYLRRALTSTELWPARWEEIDLGLS; this is translated from the coding sequence ATGGATGCGCGTCTGACGGCTGAACAACGACAGCTGCGCGATGCCGCCGCCGAACTGGCTGACGATCTGGGGCCGGCATCGGTGCCGGATCTCGACGACGAGAATCGAATTGCGCGTTTGGACAGGAAGATTGCGGCGGCGGGGTGGCGATCGCTGCGCTCCGATGGAGCATCAGGCGCCGAAGTAGCGATCCTCGCCGAGGAATTCGGGCGCCGACTGGTGGACGCACCATTTCTGGGGCCCGCCCTGGCCGACGATCTGGCCCGCCACATCGACACCGACGCCCGGGGCGTGACGGTGGCGGTTGACGGGCGGGCGATCGACGCTCGCGGGTATCGGCGGGCCCTAGCGTTGTCGGGTAGCACCGTCCTGGCGGTGGACCTGGACGGCGGTCAAAACGGTGCGGATCTGACCCGGGCCAGTGCGGGCACCCTGGGCCCGCCGGTGGCTCTCGGTGACGTGTCTACCGAAGCCGCCGATCGATGGCTCGCTCTTGCGCTGGTCGCCACGACGGCCGACCTGGTCGGAGATGCGCGCGGCGCGCACGCCGTCGCCTGCGACTACGCGAAGATCCGAGCACAGTACGGCAAACAGATCGGGTCCTATCAGGCCGTCGCTCATCTGTTGGCCGAAAGTCTCGCTCTGATCGAAGGTTCGGTGAGCGTGCTGCGGCACGCCGCGTGGGCTGTCGACGAACTCGAGCCGGTCGACGCGCTTCGGGCTGCCCGGGTCGCCAAGGTGTACTGCGCACGCGCCACGCGCACCGTCTGCGAGACCGCGGTGCAGGTGCACGGCGGCATCGGCAACACGTGGGACTGCCTGGTGCATGTCTACCTGCGCCGGGCGCTGACATCGACCGAACTGTGGCCGGCACGGTGGGAGGAGATCGACCTTGGACTTTCGTGA
- a CDS encoding class I adenylate-forming enzyme family protein, producing the protein MTEPAVLDFEERRFSLPQLEAAADGLALALRKRGAVAGERVAVMAANRPEFVAVLLAIWRLGATAVLISPAWKRDEVEHALALTNPAHAVGDHSVLAGLMPMLHLDEPITPGQPASGPPPPGADALLVFSSGTTGLPKAVRHTHASLDAAVRHWRDALRLTARDRIQIATPPSHILGLLNILTVLRTGARMRLHRRFDIDRMLHHIENDRVTVEMAVAPIALAIASHPDLESYDLSSLRFIVWGATPVTASIAETVTRRTGVGWVPAYGTTELPVIACNPLAVPRLDTVGQPVRGVHLRVVSLRTGEPAVGDEVGEIQARSVSLMAGYLPAEATAEAFCGGWYRTGDVGWLDAHGWLRITDRLKEMIKVRGFQVAPAEIEAVLHGHPAVKDCAVFGVPDGGNGEAVVAAVATHAPVDAGELVARVAAKLASYKRPSRVVFVADVPRLPSGKVLRRVLKERYGCASDG; encoded by the coding sequence GTGACCGAGCCGGCCGTGCTCGACTTCGAGGAGCGGCGCTTCAGCCTGCCCCAGCTCGAGGCGGCGGCCGATGGGCTGGCCCTGGCGCTACGCAAACGCGGCGCGGTCGCCGGCGAGCGGGTCGCGGTGATGGCAGCCAACCGGCCGGAGTTCGTCGCCGTGTTGCTTGCGATCTGGCGGTTGGGCGCAACGGCGGTGCTCATCAGCCCCGCGTGGAAGCGCGATGAAGTCGAGCATGCGCTGGCGCTGACCAACCCGGCGCACGCGGTTGGTGACCATTCGGTGCTGGCCGGCCTGATGCCGATGCTGCACCTGGACGAACCGATCACGCCTGGCCAGCCGGCGTCCGGCCCGCCGCCACCGGGCGCCGATGCGCTGCTGGTGTTCAGTTCCGGCACCACCGGCCTGCCCAAGGCCGTGCGGCACACCCACGCGTCGTTGGATGCGGCCGTTCGGCACTGGCGTGACGCGCTGCGGCTGACCGCTCGTGACCGCATCCAGATTGCGACGCCGCCGTCACACATCCTGGGCCTGCTCAACATCCTCACCGTTTTGCGCACCGGAGCCCGGATGCGGCTGCATCGCCGGTTCGACATCGACCGGATGCTCCATCACATCGAAAACGACCGCGTCACCGTCGAAATGGCGGTCGCGCCTATCGCGCTGGCCATCGCCTCGCACCCGGACCTCGAGTCGTACGACCTGTCGTCACTGCGGTTCATCGTGTGGGGCGCGACGCCGGTCACCGCCAGTATCGCCGAGACGGTGACCCGGCGGACCGGCGTGGGTTGGGTTCCCGCGTACGGCACCACGGAGTTGCCCGTCATCGCATGCAACCCGCTGGCGGTCCCCCGGCTCGACACCGTCGGCCAGCCGGTGCGCGGCGTGCACCTGCGAGTGGTGTCGCTACGGACCGGCGAACCGGCGGTAGGGGACGAGGTCGGTGAGATTCAGGCGCGGTCGGTGTCGCTGATGGCGGGCTACCTGCCGGCCGAGGCGACCGCGGAAGCATTCTGTGGCGGCTGGTACCGGACCGGAGACGTCGGCTGGCTCGACGCACATGGTTGGCTGCGGATCACCGACCGCCTCAAAGAGATGATCAAAGTGCGCGGATTCCAGGTTGCGCCGGCTGAAATCGAGGCCGTGCTGCATGGCCATCCCGCCGTCAAGGATTGTGCGGTCTTCGGTGTCCCCGATGGGGGCAACGGGGAAGCGGTTGTCGCCGCGGTCGCCACGCACGCTCCCGTGGATGCCGGCGAGCTCGTCGCCCGGGTGGCGGCGAAGCTGGCCTCCTACAAACGGCCGAGCCGGGTGGTCTTCGTCGCCGATGTTCCTCGGCTGCCCTCCGGCAAGGTGCTGCGCCGTGTGCTGAAGGAGCGTTATGGATGCGCGTCTGACGGCTGA
- a CDS encoding 2Fe-2S iron-sulfur cluster-binding protein codes for MVITEPGTVTIHLERKKVSVPLVPGETLLECARRAGLDPPFNCEAGNCGTCLARLTEGRATMRVNDALDDEEVAEGYILTCQGVPDTPSITVHYE; via the coding sequence GTGGTCATCACGGAGCCCGGCACGGTGACCATCCACCTCGAGCGCAAGAAGGTGTCGGTCCCGCTGGTTCCCGGCGAGACGCTGCTGGAGTGCGCGCGGCGGGCCGGCCTGGACCCGCCCTTCAATTGCGAGGCCGGCAACTGCGGAACTTGCCTGGCCAGACTCACCGAGGGACGGGCGACCATGCGGGTCAACGACGCGCTCGACGACGAGGAGGTTGCCGAAGGTTACATCCTGACGTGCCAGGGCGTACCCGATACGCCGTCGATTACGGTGCATTACGAGTAG
- a CDS encoding LLM class F420-dependent oxidoreductase, giving the protein MRVGVMIGPERGDSTRKVTRMLADIDWAETAGLDSAWIPQIPSDFDALLAVALMGTRTGRIELGTAVVPLQAQHPIALARQALSVHAATGGRLALGVGPSHHWIVDDMLGLPYRRPAAYTRDYLEVLNAAFTGPGAVDVENDTFTVHNPLDLGPVAPLPVLVAALGPVMLTLAGERADGTVLWMADERAVAEHVVPRITKAADSAGRRAPRVVAGVPVCLCGAAEVDTARERANRILGEAEVSPNYQRLLGYGDARDVGDICAAGDEDAIAARFRRFADAGVTDLSVRLLPIGDNRDELVASKRRTREMIAALAPQLR; this is encoded by the coding sequence GTGCGGGTCGGAGTGATGATCGGCCCAGAGCGAGGCGATTCCACGCGCAAGGTCACCCGGATGCTGGCCGACATCGACTGGGCCGAAACCGCTGGCCTGGACAGCGCTTGGATCCCGCAGATCCCCAGCGACTTCGACGCGCTGCTGGCGGTGGCCCTGATGGGGACTCGCACCGGCCGGATCGAACTGGGCACCGCCGTCGTTCCACTGCAGGCTCAGCACCCAATTGCGTTGGCCCGTCAAGCCTTGTCGGTGCACGCCGCCACCGGTGGCCGGCTGGCGCTGGGTGTCGGGCCGTCGCACCACTGGATCGTGGACGACATGCTCGGGCTGCCCTACCGGCGCCCCGCCGCGTATACCCGGGACTATCTCGAAGTGCTAAACGCGGCGTTTACCGGCCCGGGCGCCGTCGACGTGGAGAACGACACCTTCACGGTTCACAATCCGCTGGACCTGGGTCCGGTGGCACCGCTGCCGGTATTGGTGGCCGCACTGGGGCCGGTGATGCTGACGTTGGCCGGTGAGCGGGCCGATGGCACCGTGCTGTGGATGGCCGACGAACGCGCCGTGGCCGAGCACGTCGTGCCGCGGATCACCAAGGCCGCCGATAGCGCCGGGCGCCGGGCTCCGCGCGTCGTCGCCGGTGTGCCCGTATGTCTGTGTGGCGCAGCCGAAGTCGACACGGCGCGTGAGCGCGCCAACCGGATCCTGGGGGAGGCGGAGGTCTCGCCCAACTACCAGCGACTCCTCGGCTATGGCGACGCCCGAGACGTCGGAGATATCTGCGCGGCCGGTGACGAGGACGCCATCGCGGCCCGGTTCCGCCGATTCGCCGACGCCGGAGTGACCGACCTGTCGGTGCGGCTGCTACCGATCGGCGACAATCGTGACGAGCTGGTGGCATCCAAGCGCCGCACCCGGGAGATGATCGCCGCGCTTGCCCCGCAACTGCGGTAG